The following is a genomic window from Armatimonadota bacterium.
ACGAGAGTGGGAGAGCTCGACCTGATCTCCGCTGCGACTTTGCGCGCGACAGCCGGTTCTCCGGTGAGGGTGTAGTAGGTGGGGCGGGCCTGACTGCCCACGACACCCATGAATCCCTGCTGCGCCGCGTTGTACGCGGGTAGGGGGCGACTCTTGACGATCGCGACCGTCGCCGCGTCGGCCCAGGTGATTGATGCTGCGACCGCTAGTGCCGCGAGAACCGTGCTGCGATATTGCCTCATCATGCCATTCCTTCGAACTGTGCCAGCCTGTGCTGTGTGACACCGCCGGCGAGTCAGCGTCGCCGGCTTCGTGTCGGCTTCGCCGCGCCGCCCGGACTCATTCGCGACACGTGCGGGCCGCGCGGCTCCCGCGTAGTTCAGTGGCCATAAGCAACCCGTACTACGACAATTGGCGCGCTGCGACCGCCATGGATACGCGTTCCCAGGGGGCGATTTCGGATAGGTCGTGTACGGCTCCCCCGGCGAACGAGGCGAACGCCGATATCGCAATGATGCAACAGACCGTGCTGCGTCGCATGCTGCGCTCCGTAGTGCGATCAGACCGCCAAGTTGTTCTCTGGCGCCGAAACACGACCCGCGGCCAGCCCGCGCCGGATGACGCGGACTGCCCAAGGCCATTCACCTCTTCCACATTCCCGGCGTATCTTGAGACAAGTGGCGCCGGCGCGCGCGGAGTCCGGGGGACGCCCAACCCGACGCGGGAGGAGAGCGCCGCGGGGGCGGCGAATTCGGCGCAATCCTAACGGCGCAGGGACGGGAGGCGCGGCATCACGAGGCCAGGGCGTTCCGCAGGACCTCGCGCGGCGAGCCCGCGGCTGCGTAAGGAGCGAAGAGACGAGATGGGAGACCGGGTGAAGATCGGCATTATCGGCGTGGGGCAGATCGGCAAGCGGCACATCGCGGCGTATCAGAAGCTGCCGGTGGAGTTGGTGGCTTTCGCCGATGTTGATGAGGCGGAGGCGAACCGGGTGGCGGCGGAGAACGGCGGGCCGAAGGTGCTGACCGATTTCCGCAAGCTGCTGGAGATCGAGGAGATCGAGGCGGTTGACGTATGCCTGCACAACAACTTCCACGCGCCGGTGACGATCGCCGCGCTGGAGGCGGGCAAGCACGTGTACTGCGAGAAGCCGATCGCGGGGTCGTACGCGGACGGCAAGACTATGGTCGAGGCCGCGCACAGGACCGGCCGGCTGCTGAGCATCCAGCTCGGCAGTCTGTTCTCGGTGGAGACGAAGGCGGCGCAGCGGCTGCTGCAGGAGGGGTATCTCGGGACGCCCTATTATGCGAAGTCCATCGGGTTCCGCCGGCGCGGGCGGCCGGACGTGGACGGTTACGGGACGAGTTCATTCGTGCAGAAGAGCATCGCTGCGGGCGGCGCGATGTTCGACATGGGGGTGTACCACATCGCGCAGATGCTGCATCTCCTGGGCAATCCCGCGCTCGCATCGGTAACCGGGGCGACGCATCAGGAGATCCCGATGTACGCGGACCGGCAGGAAAACGGCAGGTACGATGTCGAGGAGTTGGGCGTGGGCCTGGCGCGGCTGGCGGGCGGGGTGACGTTTTTCATCGAGGAGAGCTGGGCGCTGCATCTCGCGGAGCCGGGAGTCGGGAGCAGGCTGGTCGGGTCGCGGGGCGGGATTCAACTGTCGCCGTTCGCGTATCATTCGACGGTCGCGGACATGGAGATGGATGCGACGTTCGACCTCAAGTCGGCGGACTGGCGCTGGCACCAGTGCGTCGCCGATACCGATGCGTACGATAGCCCGCAGGCGCATTGGGTGGCGGCGCTGCAAGGGCGGGTGCCGCTGATAGACACGGCGGGGATTGCCCTCTCGACGATGCTCATCAGCGAGGGGATCTATCTGTCCGCGCAGTTGCAGCGCGAAGTGACCCCGGCGGAGATCGAAGAGCAGTCGCAGTCAACGGCGGTGACGGTGTAGGGCGGGCACTGGCCGTCCGGGGCATCGCAAGCGAGACGCTTGCGCCACCATATCCGTTCGCGGCGAGCGTCGTCACGCGCCGGCGGCGCGGCCGGTCAGCGCCGCGAGAGAACGCGCTTCTCGTATGACGCGAGGTCGCTGAGCCAGGACAGGCCGGCCGGCACGGCTGCCTGGTGGCACGCATAATCCCACACCGCGCCGAGGGGCATTTCGTTGCGGCGCTCGAGCAGCGCGAGCTTGTCCGCGCCGCGGCCGTCGTGCTCCGCGCGGCGGTGAAGATCCCACGGTTCGAGCATCGCCCGCAGCAACGCCTTGCGCAGGGCGCGCGCGCCGATCACCCACGCGCCGACGCGGTTGATGCTGGCGTCGAAGTAGTCCATCGCCCAGTAGATGCGGTCGAGCGCCTTGCCGCGCACCGCCTCGTCGCACAGGGCATTGACCTCGTCCGTCGCGAGCACGACGTGGTCGCTGTCCCAGCGTACGCCGCGGCTGACGTGGATGAGCAGGCGATCCACGAACTGAAGCGCGGAGGAGACCTTGTCGGCGACGCTCTCGGTGGGATGGAAATGCCCCATGTCGAAGCAGACGACGACACCGCGCGTCGCCGCGTAGGCCAGGTAGAACTCGTGCGAGCCGACGGTGTAATCCTCGCAGCCGATGCCGAAGAGCTTGCTCTCGACTGAATCCACGACGCCTTTCATCTTGCGGTCGAGGATCTCGTCGAGCGCCGCGACCAGCCGCTCGCGCGGCCCCCAGCGATCCACCGTGGTGTCCTTGCGCCCGTCGGGAATCCAGATGTTGTTGACGCAGTCGCCGAGCCGCGCGGCGATGGAGCGCGCGACCTTGCGGCACGCGAGGCAGTGGCGAATCCAGAACTCGCGCACGGGCTTGCTGGGGCTGGAGAGCGTCAGGCCGTCCCTGACCATGGGGTGCGCGAAGCAGGTCGGGTTGAAGTCGAGGCCGATCTTGCGGCGCTTGGCCCAGTCAACCCAGCGCGAGAAGTGCCTGGGCTCGAGCGCGTCGCGGTCAACGCGCTTGCCGCCGGTTTCGGCGTACATGGCGTGAATGTTGAAGCGCACCGCGCCGGGGATCCACAGCGAGGCCTGGTCAAAGTCCTGGCGGATCTCGTCGCCGGTGCGCGCCGCGCCGGGGTAGTTGCCGGTGGCTTGCAGGCCGCCCGAATCGAGCGCGCCCGCGGCGGCTTCGAGGCCGCGGACGTCATCGGCCTGCCAGCACTGGACGGAGATCGGCACGCGCAGAACGGCGCGGACGGCGCGGTCGGTGTTGATCCCGAGGGCCGCGTAGCGCTCCTTGGCGATGTTGTAAGCGGCGAGGATGTGGCGTTCCGTAAGGCGGCGGGTGGGCCGGATTGCGGTGGTTCGCTTCTGCGTGGGCACGGTTGGACAGCCTCCTGTGTGGGGTCAGCGGAACTTACGTCGGGAGGGTGGTGTTCTCCTGCCTTTTCGGTGGCTGTCATCCTTGTGGGAGCCGCGGCGGCCTCCCGTGCGTCGCAGATTCCTATCGCATGCCCTGGCAGGGGGACCTCTGTGCGGGCCCCCTTGCCTTCGTCGCATCCTAGTGGTAGGAACACATTCCCATTCGCGGAACGAGTGTCACACGGCTTGTGACGCGACAGAGTTCCTAGGGGGCCACACACATGAATGATTATCGCAAGTCGGTGAGCACGGTAGGAGCAGTACTCATCATTTTCGGCCTCTTGGACTTCGCATGGGGTCTCTCTCGCGCGGCTCCACGCGGCGTCGCATTGAACTTCGGCACCCTCGCGATAATCCCGGGAATCCTTCTGCGCCGGACAAGTCTGAAGACCGCCCGCTTCATGGCGCTGCTCGCCGCCTTCTTGGTGACCTGCTATGTTGCCTTTCTCCTGGTAGCGCCGTTTACGTTAAGGATGCCGCTCGACCTCGCCTTGACGTATCTGAGGCTGCGCCCGTTTGCCGTGGCCCAAGGGGCTCTCTTGGTGATTGGCCCACTCATCCTCTGGGGATGGATTTACCGCAGGCTCACGGCGCCGGTGATCCTGGCAGCCATGGATGAACAGCAGATCGGATACAGACGGCCGTGGCAGAAGCCGTCGGCTGGCTTCGTCGTAGGGGCGGCCCTCGCCATCGTTCTGGCCATAGTGACCTACCCGCTAATGAGCGGCGTAACGGTGGAGCGAGCGAAGATCGAGGCAAGGAAGAAGGTCGGGGGCGGATACAGTCTCTTTGTCTCCTCTTGGGGCAAGCATTATGAACCCGCTCGCAAGAGCACTACTCGCGCGACGGTGATTGCGTACAACCGGCACGACCTCCAAGATATCACAGTGCAGTGGGAAGAATGACTCCATGAAATGGGACGCCGAGACGGCATAGACGCAATCGGGTACGGAGAACGCGTTACGTTCGCGGTCCCGTTCGTCTTCC
Proteins encoded in this region:
- a CDS encoding Gfo/Idh/MocA family oxidoreductase, coding for MGDRVKIGIIGVGQIGKRHIAAYQKLPVELVAFADVDEAEANRVAAENGGPKVLTDFRKLLEIEEIEAVDVCLHNNFHAPVTIAALEAGKHVYCEKPIAGSYADGKTMVEAAHRTGRLLSIQLGSLFSVETKAAQRLLQEGYLGTPYYAKSIGFRRRGRPDVDGYGTSSFVQKSIAAGGAMFDMGVYHIAQMLHLLGNPALASVTGATHQEIPMYADRQENGRYDVEELGVGLARLAGGVTFFIEESWALHLAEPGVGSRLVGSRGGIQLSPFAYHSTVADMEMDATFDLKSADWRWHQCVADTDAYDSPQAHWVAALQGRVPLIDTAGIALSTMLISEGIYLSAQLQREVTPAEIEEQSQSTAVTV
- a CDS encoding L-rhamnose isomerase; this translates as MLAAYNIAKERYAALGINTDRAVRAVLRVPISVQCWQADDVRGLEAAAGALDSGGLQATGNYPGAARTGDEIRQDFDQASLWIPGAVRFNIHAMYAETGGKRVDRDALEPRHFSRWVDWAKRRKIGLDFNPTCFAHPMVRDGLTLSSPSKPVREFWIRHCLACRKVARSIAARLGDCVNNIWIPDGRKDTTVDRWGPRERLVAALDEILDRKMKGVVDSVESKLFGIGCEDYTVGSHEFYLAYAATRGVVVCFDMGHFHPTESVADKVSSALQFVDRLLIHVSRGVRWDSDHVVLATDEVNALCDEAVRGKALDRIYWAMDYFDASINRVGAWVIGARALRKALLRAMLEPWDLHRRAEHDGRGADKLALLERRNEMPLGAVWDYACHQAAVPAGLSWLSDLASYEKRVLSRR